Proteins encoded together in one Peribacillus asahii window:
- a CDS encoding CDP-glycerol glycerophosphotransferase family protein encodes MRWSSFRNLLYKKRPKVKLKHNISIVQDKENVTIQGEFSKEYYCAKELWFRSRREEEDVIKVAEIAPTPNFLFQVNLEELLNKFQDLEPTIYDCYLKVQVPVEELAEKTLERIEEQAEFFEENGVKVAEYFIRFGRFQNTVIQQTQAHQSGEKQGGFIITKKGNISFAYNVILSPSIKLQIDKIQNQANKMVIEGKMFTKNSRIVSGEGVVRGRNNKKEYSAHVSFLHKEEATIKKYGLNRYEYVLEFDREHLVSDQWEDDIYDFYLNLELHDQEEEKLVRIGRPTTRVKLFIKEDSVQKNDAVAVINPYFTFKASNLSLEVYNFPVETYRFLKKKMRWSKLLRAAHKKDDVWIVGERTYKAQDTGYHFFKHMRQNYPDKEVYYVIEKESPEAKNVEPLGNVLYFKSKEHIMKTLISTRVISSHHPDYLYPIRTGSFKRKVKALKVFLQHGVMGTKNMVANYGKNSSSGFNTDIFLVSSDFEKDMIVTDFGYDENEVFVTGLSRFDKLFEKDVAVKKQLLVIPTWRDWITSDEAFLESEYFERYQQLIHHPDLHSLAKTHQFEIIFCLHPNMQKFTHYFQDAPVKVISQGEVDVQRLIKESAIMITDYSSVAFDFSFLHKPVIYYQFDRSRFIGKRPSHLNLDKDLPGDIVNELEDLLVKLEESANSDFIMKEEYIERANRFIKYRDLNSSERIYEAVQEAEKEEGLVAKAVHHPVSNVLKNRFRKSKHYFPIMKKAYKVMSKVIPVDKNLILFESGLGKQFSDSPKYIYEELLKRDAPYKKVWVYNKNLPVKDKQTKRIQRLSPEYYYYLAKAGYWVNNQNFPTYLSKRKETTYLQTWHGTPLKKMQFDIENIQGRDDEYLNRVHHATKTWDYLISPSPYASKAFRSAFRYEKEMLEVGYPRNDLFYRDDVDGLSKEIVRKLKLPSDKKVILYAPTFRDNQTSKNNKFVFELNFDLEAMKQALGDEYILLLRMHVVISNNLTIPEEYRDFVMNVSKYPDIQELYLISDILMTDYSSVMFDFANTNRPILYYTYDLDDYRDNLRGFYIDFEDEAPGPLLKTTEDIIDAVLHLDEINKKYETKYRAFRSKYCGLEDGKASERAVDLVFKD; translated from the coding sequence ATGAGATGGAGTTCTTTTCGAAATTTACTATATAAGAAAAGACCTAAAGTGAAATTGAAGCACAATATATCGATTGTGCAAGATAAAGAAAACGTTACAATCCAAGGAGAGTTTTCTAAAGAGTATTACTGTGCCAAGGAACTGTGGTTTAGATCTAGAAGAGAGGAAGAAGATGTAATAAAGGTTGCAGAAATTGCTCCGACTCCTAACTTTCTATTTCAGGTTAATTTGGAAGAGTTGCTGAACAAGTTTCAAGATCTTGAACCAACGATATACGATTGTTATCTCAAAGTACAGGTTCCTGTTGAAGAATTAGCAGAAAAAACGTTAGAACGAATTGAAGAGCAAGCGGAGTTTTTCGAGGAAAATGGAGTGAAAGTAGCCGAATACTTCATTCGTTTTGGACGCTTTCAAAATACAGTTATTCAACAGACACAGGCGCATCAATCGGGAGAGAAACAAGGCGGATTTATTATAACGAAAAAAGGGAATATATCCTTTGCTTATAATGTCATTCTATCTCCTTCTATTAAGTTACAGATTGATAAAATTCAAAATCAAGCAAATAAGATGGTTATCGAAGGAAAAATGTTTACGAAGAACTCTAGAATTGTATCTGGAGAAGGGGTTGTTAGAGGAAGAAATAATAAGAAGGAATATTCTGCACATGTTTCTTTTCTTCATAAAGAAGAGGCCACGATAAAGAAGTATGGCCTAAATCGTTATGAATATGTATTGGAGTTTGACCGTGAACATTTAGTGAGTGATCAATGGGAAGATGACATATACGATTTTTATTTAAATTTAGAGCTGCATGATCAAGAAGAAGAGAAATTAGTGCGGATTGGCCGTCCGACGACAAGAGTGAAGTTATTTATTAAGGAAGATTCTGTACAAAAAAATGATGCAGTAGCGGTCATTAATCCTTATTTTACCTTTAAAGCCTCCAATCTTTCGTTAGAAGTGTACAACTTTCCTGTGGAAACGTATCGTTTCTTAAAAAAGAAAATGCGTTGGTCGAAGCTTCTGCGAGCCGCTCATAAGAAAGATGATGTGTGGATCGTTGGAGAACGAACTTATAAAGCACAGGATACGGGATATCATTTCTTTAAGCATATGAGACAGAACTACCCTGACAAAGAAGTCTACTATGTGATTGAAAAAGAATCTCCAGAAGCAAAAAATGTGGAACCGTTAGGCAATGTTTTATATTTCAAATCAAAAGAACATATTATGAAGACACTTATTTCAACGAGAGTCATTTCATCGCATCATCCGGATTATTTATATCCAATCCGTACAGGTTCTTTTAAAAGAAAAGTGAAGGCGTTAAAAGTATTTCTTCAGCATGGGGTTATGGGGACGAAGAATATGGTCGCCAATTATGGGAAAAATTCGTCTTCAGGTTTTAATACGGATATTTTCCTCGTGAGCTCTGATTTTGAAAAAGATATGATTGTCACGGACTTTGGCTATGATGAAAATGAAGTGTTTGTCACGGGGCTTTCGCGTTTTGATAAGCTGTTTGAAAAAGATGTCGCTGTGAAAAAGCAGCTATTAGTTATTCCGACTTGGAGAGACTGGATTACATCGGACGAGGCGTTTTTGGAAAGTGAATATTTCGAGCGCTATCAACAGCTGATTCATCATCCTGATTTGCATTCACTTGCGAAAACACATCAGTTTGAAATTATCTTTTGCTTGCATCCGAATATGCAAAAGTTTACGCATTATTTCCAAGATGCTCCTGTTAAAGTCATTAGTCAAGGGGAAGTGGATGTACAGCGTTTGATTAAAGAAAGTGCGATTATGATTACGGACTATTCAAGTGTCGCCTTTGACTTTAGTTTTCTACACAAACCTGTCATCTATTATCAATTTGATAGAAGCCGGTTTATTGGGAAACGCCCGTCACATTTGAATTTAGATAAAGATCTTCCGGGAGATATCGTCAATGAGCTTGAGGACTTGCTCGTGAAGCTTGAAGAGTCTGCTAACAGTGATTTCATCATGAAGGAAGAGTATATTGAAAGAGCCAATCGTTTTATTAAATATCGAGATTTAAATTCAAGTGAGCGTATATATGAAGCGGTTCAGGAAGCTGAAAAAGAAGAGGGCTTAGTCGCGAAAGCTGTTCATCACCCTGTTTCCAATGTGTTGAAAAATCGCTTTAGAAAGAGCAAGCATTATTTCCCGATTATGAAAAAAGCTTATAAAGTGATGTCAAAGGTTATTCCGGTTGATAAAAATTTAATCCTGTTTGAAAGTGGACTTGGAAAACAGTTTTCTGATAGTCCAAAATATATTTATGAAGAGCTGTTAAAAAGGGACGCTCCTTATAAAAAAGTATGGGTTTATAATAAGAATCTACCAGTTAAGGATAAGCAGACGAAGCGGATTCAGCGATTGAGCCCCGAATATTATTATTATTTAGCAAAAGCGGGCTATTGGGTGAACAATCAAAACTTCCCAACTTACTTAAGTAAGCGGAAGGAAACGACGTATCTTCAAACGTGGCATGGAACGCCGCTGAAGAAAATGCAATTTGATATTGAAAATATTCAAGGAAGAGACGATGAATATTTAAATAGAGTGCATCATGCGACGAAAACATGGGATTACTTAATTTCACCTAGCCCATATGCGTCAAAAGCATTTAGAAGCGCCTTTCGTTATGAGAAAGAAATGCTTGAAGTGGGTTATCCGAGAAATGATTTGTTTTACCGAGATGACGTCGATGGATTATCGAAGGAGATTGTTCGTAAATTAAAATTACCGAGCGACAAGAAAGTGATTTTATATGCGCCAACGTTCCGCGACAATCAAACATCGAAAAACAATAAATTTGTGTTTGAACTTAATTTTGATTTAGAAGCGATGAAACAAGCGCTTGGGGATGAATATATTCTATTGTTACGTATGCACGTCGTTATTAGCAATAATTTAACGATTCCAGAAGAGTATCGAGACTTTGTGATGAATGTATCGAAATATCCTGATATACAAGAGCTTTACTTAATTAGTGATATATTAATGACCGATTATTCTTCTGTTATGTTTGATTTTGCTAATACGAATAGACCAATCCTGTATTATACGTATGATTTAGATGATTACCGAGATAATCTGAGAGGGTTCTATATCGACTTTGAAGATGAGGCCCCAGGTCCATTATTGAAAACAACAGAAGACATTATCGATGCAGTGCTGCATTTAGATGAGATAAATAAGAAATATGAGACAAAGTATCGTGCTTTTAGGTCCAAATATTGCGGCCTAGAAGATGGAAAAGCAAGTGAAAGAGCAGTAGATTTGGTTTTTAAGGATTAA
- a CDS encoding glucosaminidase domain-containing protein yields the protein MLQKIRNYFFTLLFVLALLPLSTSIASAATTLQGVALDGSTKVYEQTNTSSTVLKSYSQGTILRYQAYSDNWYKASVYVSGKAVTGYIHQDDVETATTSPVSVSVIGLDQPTNVYTKASTSSATVKSYAQGTILKMQTFTSKWYAATVYVNGEKKTGYIYKGDVEKIITSPEPVSGIGLKQPTNVYAKASTSATKLKSYAQGTILKMQTFTSKWYAATVYVNGEKKTGYIHVNDIEKIWTSKQQLLEGAALKNPTNVYSKASTNASVLRSYTQSKVLKYRTFSENWYTATIYISGTSTTGYIHKDDVKGLSYYNLTVDEATAMQVKVNPMTDESGSWKAANATQVKHYVDPTNFLANDTSSYQFLVLSDLAGTKATELNNALLSGKGILANQGEAFITAAKTHGVNEIYLISHALLETGNGYSTLSNGVKVSEVDGEAVTPKVVYNMFGIGAKDACALQCGSEYAYKAGWTTPEKAIIGGAQFIGNGYVNAGQDTLYKMRWNPAGMEKYGYATHQYATDIGWAVKQTDRIAKMYDALSTYNLQLDVTTYLPTY from the coding sequence ATGCTGCAAAAGATTCGCAACTATTTTTTCACGCTGCTATTTGTACTCGCTCTGCTGCCTCTTTCAACTTCTATCGCTTCCGCTGCTACTACTTTGCAAGGTGTAGCGTTAGATGGTTCCACGAAGGTGTACGAGCAAACAAACACAAGTTCAACAGTTTTAAAAAGCTATAGTCAAGGAACGATTCTTCGTTACCAAGCATATAGTGACAATTGGTATAAGGCGTCGGTCTATGTAAGTGGCAAAGCCGTTACTGGTTACATCCATCAAGACGATGTTGAAACGGCGACGACATCCCCTGTGTCTGTCTCTGTAATCGGTTTAGATCAACCAACGAACGTATACACTAAAGCTTCAACAAGCTCTGCTACAGTAAAATCATACGCTCAAGGAACGATTCTTAAAATGCAAACCTTCACATCTAAATGGTATGCTGCAACTGTATATGTGAATGGCGAAAAGAAAACAGGCTATATTTATAAAGGCGATGTTGAAAAGATCATTACATCTCCAGAACCTGTTTCTGGAATCGGTTTAAAGCAGCCAACAAACGTCTATGCGAAAGCTTCTACAAGTGCTACTAAGTTAAAGTCTTATGCACAAGGAACGATTCTCAAAATGCAAACTTTCACATCTAAATGGTATGCTGCAACCGTATATGTGAATGGCGAAAAGAAAACAGGCTATATTCACGTCAATGATATTGAGAAAATTTGGACTTCCAAGCAACAACTTTTGGAAGGTGCAGCTTTAAAAAATCCAACCAACGTATATAGTAAAGCATCTACCAATGCTTCTGTATTAAGAAGCTATACGCAAAGTAAAGTGTTAAAATACCGAACATTTTCTGAGAATTGGTATACGGCAACCATATACATATCAGGAACATCAACAACTGGTTACATACATAAAGACGATGTCAAAGGTTTATCTTACTATAACTTAACAGTAGATGAAGCGACAGCAATGCAAGTCAAAGTGAATCCTATGACAGATGAGTCCGGCTCTTGGAAAGCAGCCAATGCAACACAAGTTAAACATTACGTAGATCCAACGAACTTCTTAGCGAATGACACATCTTCCTATCAGTTCTTAGTTCTATCAGACCTCGCAGGCACAAAGGCCACAGAACTTAATAATGCTTTATTAAGTGGAAAAGGCATTCTAGCTAATCAAGGAGAAGCCTTCATTACAGCGGCTAAAACACATGGTGTAAATGAAATTTATTTAATTAGCCATGCCTTGCTTGAAACAGGAAATGGCTACTCTACTCTTTCAAATGGTGTAAAAGTAAGCGAAGTAGACGGCGAAGCGGTTACACCAAAAGTCGTTTATAATATGTTCGGAATCGGTGCTAAAGATGCTTGTGCCCTGCAGTGCGGTTCTGAATACGCCTATAAAGCTGGCTGGACAACTCCTGAAAAAGCGATTATCGGCGGTGCACAGTTCATCGGAAATGGTTATGTAAATGCTGGCCAAGATACACTATATAAAATGCGCTGGAATCCAGCAGGTATGGAGAAATACGGATATGCGACACACCAATATGCAACAGATATTGGCTGGGCTGTTAAACAAACCGATCGAATTGCTAAGATGTATGATGCCCTTTCTACATACAATCTTCAATTAGATGTAACAACGTATCTACCAACTTATTAA
- the tagD gene encoding glycerol-3-phosphate cytidylyltransferase, whose product MKKVITYGTFDLLHWGHINLLKRARELGDYLIVAISTDEFNALKDKKAYHSFENRKMILESIRYVDKVIPENNWEQKKEDIIREGIDIFVMGDDWKGKFDELSEVCEVVYLPRTIGISTSQIKDDLLQVK is encoded by the coding sequence ATGAAAAAAGTAATCACATATGGAACCTTTGATTTACTTCATTGGGGACATATTAATTTATTAAAGCGCGCTAGAGAATTAGGCGATTATTTAATCGTTGCGATTTCAACAGATGAATTCAATGCATTAAAAGATAAAAAAGCGTACCATAGCTTCGAAAACCGAAAAATGATTTTAGAATCCATTCGTTACGTTGATAAAGTCATTCCAGAAAACAACTGGGAACAAAAGAAAGAAGATATTATTCGCGAAGGCATTGACATCTTTGTTATGGGAGACGATTGGAAAGGCAAATTCGATGAGTTATCAGAAGTATGTGAAGTCGTATACTTGCCAAGAACAATCGGTATCTCTACTTCCCAAATTAAAGATGATCTTTTGCAAGTTAAATAA
- a CDS encoding CDP-glycerol glycerophosphotransferase family protein, whose protein sequence is MTRELFIEGYLLFIKVLFSICKLFPVRNKIAFVSSFGDNCQFLLDEINQQSIPIQKVLLTKSGSNLDAKGDGHTIVLPFETKNIFHMLRAFYHLATSKWVVIDNYFGFLAAVTFKQEVTCVQVWHAAGAVKQFGLRDPSVQYRSARAQKRFLEVYRRFHYVTTGSEIMADIYKESFQVEDRQILRTGVPRTDFFFDEQAKERSRRAFYQAFPELKTKRIILYAPTFRDEELHADTIALDLDLLYKELHEKDYVVLLKLHPAVTMNQNMTQQFPGFVYQIKRGLQINELLVITDLLITDYSSIPFEFSFFQKPMLFFAYDLEQYAERRGFWEDYTESMPGPIVYNTEEIVEKIHSHDFMLEKVAPFNEKWNTYSNGQSSKQLIDLLLSAEMKKNARA, encoded by the coding sequence ATGACTAGGGAACTTTTTATAGAAGGATATTTACTTTTCATTAAAGTACTATTCTCTATCTGTAAACTCTTCCCTGTACGAAATAAGATTGCCTTTGTCTCTTCGTTCGGTGATAATTGCCAATTTCTTTTGGATGAAATCAATCAACAAAGCATTCCCATTCAAAAAGTATTGTTAACAAAATCAGGCAGCAATCTTGATGCAAAGGGCGATGGACATACCATCGTCCTTCCGTTTGAAACGAAGAATATCTTTCATATGTTACGGGCTTTTTATCATCTTGCTACGTCGAAATGGGTTGTCATCGATAATTACTTTGGCTTTCTTGCTGCCGTTACCTTCAAACAAGAAGTAACCTGTGTACAAGTATGGCACGCAGCAGGAGCGGTTAAACAGTTTGGTCTGCGCGATCCATCTGTTCAATATCGTTCAGCACGAGCTCAAAAACGTTTTTTAGAGGTGTACCGCCGCTTTCATTACGTGACAACCGGCTCAGAGATTATGGCTGATATCTATAAAGAAAGCTTCCAAGTAGAAGATCGCCAAATTTTACGGACAGGTGTACCGAGAACGGATTTCTTTTTTGATGAACAGGCAAAAGAGCGCTCACGCCGCGCTTTTTACCAAGCGTTCCCAGAGCTAAAAACTAAACGAATTATTCTCTATGCCCCAACCTTTCGCGATGAAGAGTTACATGCCGACACCATTGCGTTAGATTTAGATTTGCTGTATAAAGAGCTGCATGAGAAGGATTATGTTGTTTTATTAAAGCTTCATCCTGCTGTAACAATGAATCAAAATATGACGCAGCAATTTCCTGGCTTTGTGTATCAAATAAAACGTGGATTGCAGATAAACGAGCTATTAGTTATAACCGATTTATTAATTACGGACTATTCTTCGATTCCTTTTGAATTTTCTTTCTTCCAAAAGCCCATGCTCTTTTTTGCTTATGATTTAGAACAATATGCTGAGCGTCGCGGTTTTTGGGAAGATTATACAGAAAGTATGCCCGGTCCTATTGTGTATAATACTGAAGAAATTGTCGAAAAAATCCACTCACATGATTTCATGCTTGAAAAAGTGGCACCATTTAACGAGAAATGGAACACCTATTCCAATGGACAATCGAGTAAACAGCTTATAGACCTTTTACTTTCAGCAGAAATGAAAAAAAATGCCCGTGCATAA
- a CDS encoding PA14 domain-containing protein, giving the protein MIRAKWLVASVLALFMCLFTSSEYAISKAEASESKWTVTYYSKLNFTGSTVQKQADRINYSWGTSNPVKGIPQNRFSAKMTKTISVSSGGAYRISGKANDGVRVYVDGKKQVDDWKSGSHIFSKDVMLSKGEHKIEVHYYDQTGTAYITVDVNKVAVKLSTEQWTGLLFPSKNFTGTPVSTSVKSLNASWGSKAPHTKIPAGTYSAVYQKKVVVAKDTKYILMGKANDGIRIYVDGKKQVDGWKPGTRNFEKNLTLKKGTHTIKVQYYNESGSARLQVDLKEASTVTPLGKWDVTFYDQKELKGSRVKQTASKLNYKWGTTSPASGIPSNGFSAKFVKRTNLSGGTYIISGGANDGIRVYVNGKKQIDYWKNGTYTFNQEIKLDPGIAIIEVRYYDHTGDARIQVNVTKKSKKKSVAYSSHNITLDTALTKQMTTSPQTDKKYGAYVPKSSVKLASTGTSGKTVDKVEIITTSSRLLGNLKANTNVTIQGEKSFNDTDYYKILTSWVNASKTDTKYYLNPDSFTNQNEKEYYQYVKLSAFSALNEDELNNKILYNKGILKNRANAYLKAGFKYDVNEIYLISHSSLETGNGTSRLATGVKVQTKKDSKGKIVYNENGEKEIVVLDNDAKSYEAKVYNMYGIGAYDNCALECGARRAFNEGWTTADKAIIEGAKFAAENYIYAGQDTLYEMRWNPEALVTKGVPYHQYATDIGWAVKQTRSFEQLYSLLDSYTAEYDVPRYN; this is encoded by the coding sequence GTGATTAGGGCAAAATGGTTAGTTGCTAGTGTGCTTGCTTTGTTTATGTGTCTATTTACTAGCAGTGAATATGCGATTTCAAAAGCGGAGGCAAGCGAAAGTAAGTGGACGGTGACGTATTATTCAAAGTTGAACTTTACAGGTTCAACGGTACAGAAGCAAGCAGACCGTATAAACTACTCATGGGGAACTTCAAATCCTGTTAAAGGAATCCCGCAAAATCGTTTTTCTGCAAAAATGACGAAAACGATTTCCGTTTCAAGCGGGGGAGCTTACCGAATTTCCGGTAAAGCAAATGATGGCGTGAGAGTATATGTGGATGGGAAGAAACAAGTGGATGATTGGAAGTCTGGCTCACATATATTTAGCAAAGATGTGATGCTTTCAAAAGGCGAGCATAAGATTGAAGTCCACTATTATGATCAAACAGGGACGGCCTATATTACAGTAGATGTCAATAAAGTGGCTGTGAAACTATCAACAGAGCAGTGGACGGGATTACTTTTCCCAAGTAAAAACTTCACTGGAACACCAGTTAGTACGTCCGTTAAGTCGTTGAATGCTTCTTGGGGCTCTAAAGCGCCGCATACAAAGATTCCAGCAGGAACGTATTCTGCCGTGTATCAAAAGAAAGTAGTTGTGGCAAAAGACACGAAGTACATATTGATGGGCAAAGCCAATGATGGCATCAGAATTTATGTAGACGGTAAGAAACAAGTGGATGGGTGGAAGCCTGGTACGAGAAACTTTGAGAAAAACCTGACCTTGAAGAAGGGAACGCATACAATCAAAGTGCAGTACTACAATGAGAGTGGCAGTGCAAGATTGCAGGTTGATTTAAAAGAGGCCTCCACTGTGACACCTCTAGGAAAATGGGATGTTACGTTTTATGATCAAAAAGAATTAAAAGGAAGTCGAGTGAAACAAACAGCTAGTAAGTTGAATTATAAGTGGGGCACAACATCTCCTGCTTCTGGCATTCCAAGCAATGGGTTTTCAGCAAAGTTTGTGAAGCGAACTAATCTAAGCGGTGGTACTTATATTATCTCTGGTGGAGCGAATGACGGTATCCGCGTATATGTAAACGGCAAAAAACAGATTGATTATTGGAAAAACGGAACGTATACGTTTAACCAAGAAATCAAGCTAGATCCTGGTATTGCAATTATTGAAGTACGCTATTATGACCATACAGGGGATGCACGCATTCAAGTGAATGTAACGAAGAAATCAAAAAAGAAGTCGGTTGCCTACAGTAGCCATAACATTACACTGGATACAGCTTTAACGAAGCAAATGACGACTTCACCACAAACCGATAAGAAATATGGCGCATATGTTCCAAAAAGCAGTGTGAAACTAGCTTCTACAGGAACGAGCGGAAAAACGGTCGATAAAGTTGAGATTATTACGACTTCATCCCGCTTATTAGGAAATCTAAAAGCGAATACGAACGTGACGATTCAAGGTGAAAAGTCATTTAATGATACGGACTATTATAAAATTTTAACCAGCTGGGTGAATGCTTCAAAAACTGATACGAAGTATTACTTGAATCCAGACAGCTTTACGAATCAAAACGAGAAGGAATATTATCAATATGTGAAGCTTTCTGCGTTCTCTGCTTTAAATGAAGATGAGTTGAATAACAAAATTCTATACAATAAAGGGATTTTAAAAAATCGAGCCAATGCTTATTTAAAAGCTGGGTTTAAGTACGATGTGAATGAAATTTACTTAATCTCTCATTCATCTCTTGAAACGGGGAACGGTACATCCCGATTAGCAACAGGGGTGAAAGTGCAAACGAAAAAAGATAGTAAAGGTAAAATTGTTTATAACGAAAATGGTGAGAAAGAAATTGTTGTGCTAGATAATGATGCCAAGTCGTATGAAGCAAAAGTGTATAATATGTACGGTATTGGCGCTTATGATAACTGTGCGCTTGAATGTGGAGCAAGACGTGCGTTCAATGAAGGTTGGACAACGGCAGATAAAGCGATTATTGAAGGAGCAAAATTTGCCGCTGAAAATTATATTTATGCCGGACAAGATACGCTCTATGAAATGAGATGGAATCCAGAGGCTCTTGTGACAAAAGGAGTTCCGTATCATCAATATGCAACAGATATCGGTTGGGCCGTTAAACAAACACGCTCTTTTGAGCAGTTATATTCACTGCTCGATAGCTATACAGCGGAATATGATGTACCACGTTATAACTAG
- a CDS encoding S8 family serine peptidase: MRTLLSFLLIFTLYLINGSLAAATDPSANQLIIKFNDSTSSTQKQTIFQTVHANELSTIENGNFSLISLPEGSDLNTVAATLSAFQQVELVDRNYEVTPNHTPSDPYYSKQWHLKKINMPKAWNVTFGSPDIKVAVIDAGVQTSHPDLKAHIIAPYNALTGGKSIPASAHGTHVAGIIAASMNKTGITGIAPKVKIIPINVFEGEEADIYTVVDGIDYAVQAGADIINLSLTTEDYTDVLDYAVQEAYKKGVIVVAAAGNDNTSRLQYPASHKHVIAVSATTQKDTRAAFSNFGSYIDLAAPGVDIYSTVPKGRYAKDSGTSMAAPTVSGACALILSKNPFLTPTEVENILKKSSVDLGAKGRDKYYGYGRINAYAALKQTPALPMSKLKLSSRTIAFNGTNNLPISFSAKKGTKISLYIKNSKGQVIRRLATNKAWTGGTYTRRWDGKTDSGSFAPSGQIKVTAKMSNGKHSVYRVAYVTVRNT, translated from the coding sequence ATGAGAACTTTACTTTCCTTTTTACTTATTTTCACTCTTTATTTAATCAATGGATCGTTAGCAGCAGCGACCGATCCTTCAGCTAATCAATTAATTATTAAATTTAACGATTCAACAAGTTCTACTCAAAAGCAAACGATTTTTCAAACCGTTCACGCCAATGAGCTTTCAACGATTGAAAATGGGAACTTTTCACTTATATCACTCCCGGAAGGAAGCGATTTAAATACGGTCGCTGCTACGCTTTCAGCATTCCAACAAGTAGAATTAGTCGATCGAAACTATGAAGTGACGCCGAATCATACGCCATCTGATCCTTACTATTCAAAGCAATGGCATCTAAAAAAAATCAATATGCCAAAAGCGTGGAATGTCACATTTGGAAGTCCCGATATTAAAGTAGCCGTGATTGATGCCGGGGTTCAAACGAGTCATCCAGACTTAAAAGCACATATCATTGCACCTTACAATGCGCTTACCGGCGGAAAGTCGATACCAGCTAGCGCTCATGGAACCCATGTTGCTGGAATTATCGCTGCCTCAATGAATAAAACAGGTATTACCGGCATTGCACCGAAAGTAAAGATTATTCCTATTAATGTATTCGAAGGTGAAGAAGCCGATATTTATACAGTCGTTGATGGCATCGATTATGCGGTTCAAGCAGGCGCTGATATTATCAATTTAAGCTTAACAACAGAAGATTACACCGATGTACTGGACTATGCTGTTCAAGAAGCCTATAAAAAAGGCGTAATCGTTGTCGCCGCTGCCGGAAACGATAACACAAGTCGCCTTCAGTATCCTGCATCACATAAGCACGTCATTGCAGTGAGTGCGACGACACAAAAGGATACGCGAGCTGCATTTTCTAATTTCGGTTCCTATATTGACCTAGCCGCTCCTGGTGTCGACATCTACTCGACGGTTCCAAAGGGCCGCTACGCGAAAGACAGCGGAACATCCATGGCTGCACCAACCGTCAGCGGAGCTTGTGCTTTAATCTTATCGAAGAATCCGTTCCTTACCCCAACAGAAGTCGAGAATATTTTAAAAAAATCAAGCGTTGATTTAGGAGCTAAAGGACGGGACAAATATTACGGCTACGGAAGAATCAATGCCTATGCAGCCTTAAAACAAACACCTGCACTACCGATGTCAAAGCTTAAACTATCTAGTCGTACGATTGCTTTCAATGGAACAAATAATCTACCTATATCCTTTAGCGCTAAAAAAGGAACAAAAATCTCTTTATATATTAAAAATTCAAAGGGTCAGGTTATTCGAAGACTAGCTACAAATAAAGCCTGGACAGGCGGCACGTACACAAGGAGATGGGATGGAAAAACAGATAGCGGCTCCTTTGCACCATCTGGTCAAATAAAAGTCACAGCTAAAATGAGCAACGGAAAACATTCCGTTTACAGAGTCGCTTATGTCACCGTTCGAAATACGTAA